Proteins encoded by one window of Streptomyces sp. NBC_01477:
- a CDS encoding acetate kinase, whose product MSGATRVLVLNSGSSSVKYQLIDMAGEQRLASGVVERIGEPGGAADHAQALREAAGDLRGRGLGLDSPELAAVGHRVVHGGTRFTAPTLITDEVLAGIEELVPLAPLHNPANITGIEVARELRPDLPQVAVFDTAFHATLPEAAARYAIDTATAERYGIRRYGFHGTSHAYVSRATAALLGKEPAEVNVIVLHLGNGASASAVRGGVCVDTSMGLTPLEGLVMGTRSGDLDPAVVFHLERVGGMSTDEIDSLLNKKSGLLGLCGDNDMREIGRRMGEGDKAARLAFDVYVHRLRRYIGAFTAVLGRVDAITFTAGVGENSAAVREAALSGLDNLGVTMDSVRNAVRGKAPRLVSALTSRVAVAVVPTDEELEIARETYALAHTEKSQHDG is encoded by the coding sequence ATGAGCGGGGCCACGCGGGTGCTGGTGCTCAACTCCGGCTCCTCGTCGGTGAAGTACCAGCTCATCGACATGGCGGGCGAGCAGCGGCTGGCCTCGGGGGTGGTGGAGCGGATCGGCGAGCCCGGCGGGGCCGCCGACCACGCGCAGGCGCTGCGCGAGGCGGCCGGCGACCTCAGGGGGCGCGGGCTCGGCCTGGACTCCCCCGAGCTGGCCGCGGTCGGCCACCGGGTGGTGCACGGCGGCACCCGCTTCACCGCGCCGACCCTGATCACCGACGAGGTGCTGGCCGGCATCGAGGAGCTGGTGCCGCTCGCGCCGCTGCACAACCCGGCGAACATCACCGGCATCGAGGTCGCCCGCGAGCTGCGCCCCGACCTGCCGCAGGTCGCGGTCTTCGACACCGCCTTCCACGCCACCCTCCCCGAGGCCGCGGCCCGCTACGCGATCGACACCGCGACAGCCGAGCGCTACGGCATCCGCCGCTACGGCTTCCACGGCACCTCGCACGCGTACGTCTCGCGGGCGACGGCCGCGCTGCTCGGCAAGGAGCCCGCCGAGGTCAACGTGATCGTGCTGCACCTGGGCAACGGCGCCTCGGCCTCGGCGGTGCGCGGCGGGGTGTGCGTGGACACCTCGATGGGCCTGACCCCGCTGGAGGGCCTGGTGATGGGCACCCGCTCGGGGGACCTGGACCCGGCGGTGGTCTTCCACCTGGAGCGGGTCGGCGGGATGAGCACCGACGAGATCGACTCGCTGCTGAACAAGAAGTCCGGGCTGCTGGGCCTGTGCGGCGACAACGACATGCGGGAGATCGGCCGCCGGATGGGCGAGGGCGACAAGGCGGCCCGGCTGGCCTTCGACGTCTACGTGCACCGGCTGCGCCGCTACATCGGGGCCTTCACGGCGGTGCTCGGCCGGGTCGACGCGATCACTTTCACCGCCGGCGTCGGCGAGAATTCGGCTGCCGTTCGTGAGGCGGCTTTGTCGGGTCTCGACAATCTGGGTGTCACGATGGATTCGGTGCGCAATGCCGTGCGCGGCAAGGCGCCCCGCCTGGTGTCGGCCCTGACGTCACGGGTGGCCGTGGCCGTGGTCCCCACCGACGAGGAGCTGGAGATCGCCCGTGAGACGTACGCACTGGCACACACCGAGAAGAGCCAGCACGATGGTTGA
- the pyk gene encoding pyruvate kinase yields MRRAKIVCTLGPAVDSYDQLKTLVEAGMNVARLNFSHGSHAEHEDRYQRVRKVAEETGRAVGVLADLQGPKIRLGKFADGPVELIAGDEFTITTEDVAGDRTVCGTTYKGLPGDVSQGDPILINDGNVALRVIEVDGPRVRALVVEGGVISDHKGINLPGAAVNVPALSDKDIDDLRFALRMGVDMVALSFVRDAKDVRDVHRVMDEEGVRVPVIAKVEKPQAVRNMEDIVAAFDAVMVARGDLAVEYPLEQVPVVQKRLVELCRRNAKPVIVATQMMESMITNSRPTRAEASDVANAILDGADAVMLSAESSVGKYPVETVKTMGRIVEAAEEELLCRGLQPLAPGKKPRTQGGAVARAAAELADFLDAKTLVAFTKSGDTARRLARYRVPEPVVAFTTDPATRNQLALTWGVEAFVVEHVDTTDDMVGIVDREMLKLSDYTNGDTVIITAGSPPGLPGTTNLVRVHHLGG; encoded by the coding sequence ATGCGCCGAGCCAAGATCGTCTGTACCCTGGGTCCCGCCGTTGACTCCTACGACCAGTTGAAGACACTGGTGGAGGCCGGCATGAACGTGGCCCGTCTGAATTTCAGCCACGGCAGCCACGCCGAGCACGAGGACCGCTATCAGCGGGTGCGCAAGGTGGCCGAGGAGACCGGCAGGGCCGTGGGCGTACTCGCCGACCTGCAGGGTCCCAAGATCCGTCTGGGCAAGTTCGCCGACGGCCCCGTGGAGCTGATCGCGGGGGACGAGTTCACCATCACCACCGAGGACGTCGCCGGTGACAGGACCGTCTGCGGGACGACGTACAAGGGCCTGCCCGGCGACGTCTCCCAGGGCGACCCGATCCTGATCAACGACGGCAATGTGGCGCTGCGCGTCATCGAGGTGGACGGCCCGCGGGTGCGGGCGCTGGTGGTCGAGGGCGGGGTCATCTCCGACCACAAGGGCATCAACCTGCCGGGCGCCGCAGTGAACGTCCCCGCGCTGTCCGACAAGGACATCGACGACCTGCGGTTCGCGCTGCGGATGGGCGTCGACATGGTGGCGCTGTCCTTCGTGCGCGACGCCAAGGACGTCCGCGACGTCCACCGGGTGATGGACGAGGAGGGCGTCAGGGTCCCCGTCATCGCCAAGGTGGAGAAGCCGCAGGCGGTGCGGAACATGGAGGACATCGTCGCGGCCTTCGACGCGGTGATGGTGGCCCGCGGCGACCTGGCGGTGGAATACCCGCTGGAGCAGGTGCCGGTGGTGCAGAAGCGGCTGGTCGAGCTGTGCCGCCGCAATGCCAAGCCGGTGATCGTTGCGACCCAGATGATGGAGTCGATGATCACCAACTCCCGGCCCACCCGCGCCGAGGCCTCCGACGTGGCCAACGCGATCCTGGACGGCGCCGACGCGGTGATGCTGTCCGCGGAGTCCTCGGTCGGCAAGTATCCGGTCGAGACGGTCAAGACGATGGGCCGGATCGTCGAGGCCGCCGAGGAGGAGCTGCTGTGCCGCGGCCTCCAGCCGCTGGCCCCCGGCAAGAAGCCCCGCACCCAGGGCGGCGCCGTCGCCCGCGCCGCCGCCGAGCTGGCCGACTTCCTGGACGCCAAGACGCTGGTGGCCTTCACCAAGTCCGGCGACACCGCCCGCCGGCTGGCCCGCTACCGCGTCCCCGAGCCCGTGGTGGCCTTCACCACCGACCCGGCGACCCGCAACCAGCTGGCGCTGACCTGGGGCGTCGAGGCCTTCGTGGTCGAGCACGTCGACACCACCGACGACATGGTCGGCATCGTGGACCGCGAGATGCTCAAGCTCTCCGACTACACCAACGGCGACACGGTCATCATCACCGCCGGCTCCCCTCCCGGCCTCCCCGGCACGACCAACCTCGTCCGCGTCCACCACCTGGGCGGCTGA